One window of the Dehalococcoidia bacterium genome contains the following:
- a CDS encoding ferritin family protein, which yields MNLKDWEALSDEDKEKILRSQRIALPPLPISPQTRCCSIRDIFLKWVKDEQDGAEFYSLMAKQVRDIGYPDLADAVHVMAGEELRHKLEIYGIAKTLSDGCGCKPAGDDGGEK from the coding sequence ATGAACCTCAAGGATTGGGAAGCTCTGTCAGACGAGGATAAAGAAAAAATATTAAGGAGTCAACGTATTGCGTTGCCTCCTTTGCCTATTTCACCACAGACCCGTTGTTGCTCTATCCGCGATATCTTTTTGAAATGGGTAAAGGATGAACAGGATGGTGCTGAATTTTACTCGCTGATGGCCAAGCAGGTCAGGGATATCGGCTATCCGGATCTTGCGGATGCGGTTCATGTCATGGCCGGCGAGGAACTTCGTCACAAGCTCGAAATCTACGGTATTGCGAAAACATTGTCAGACGGCTGCGGCTGTAAGCCGGCAGGCGATGACGGAGGAGAAAAGTAA